From Streptomyces fungicidicus, one genomic window encodes:
- a CDS encoding VOC family protein, which yields MSARFDAIGLVVSDMAASVAFYRRLGLVFPEGAEEQGHVEAGLPGGLRLMLDTEEVVRSFHPHWEPPSGGGRTSLALRCESPAEVDKLFAEMTAAGSRFELEPWDAVWGQRYAVLLDPDGNGVDLFAPTTG from the coding sequence ATGAGCGCACGATTCGATGCCATCGGGCTGGTCGTCTCCGACATGGCCGCCTCCGTCGCCTTCTACCGGAGGCTCGGGCTGGTCTTCCCGGAGGGGGCCGAGGAACAGGGACACGTGGAGGCTGGGTTGCCGGGCGGACTGCGGCTGATGCTGGACACGGAGGAGGTGGTCCGGTCCTTCCACCCGCACTGGGAACCGCCGTCGGGCGGGGGCAGGACCTCACTGGCACTGCGGTGCGAGAGTCCCGCCGAGGTCGACAAGCTCTTCGCCGAGATGACCGCCGCCGGGAGCCGTTTCGAGCTCGAGCCGTGGGACGCGGTGTGGGGACAGCGCTACGCCGTCCTCCTCGACCCGGACGGCAACGGGGTCGACCTCTTCGCACCGACGACCGGCTGA
- a CDS encoding carboxylesterase/lipase family protein, with protein MTADRENPVIRTPYGAVRGRWDRQVAVFRGIPYAAPPFGPRRFRPPAPPDPWDGVREAAAFGPTAPKPPYSEAFAQYLSDPAVPGDDCLNLNVWTPDPAPGARLPVLVWLHGGALTRGSSAVPVYDGHTFARDGVVFVSVNYRLGVEGYGLFPDAPANPGLRDQLAALRWVHEAVEAFGGDPGRVTLGGQSAGAISTGALIAAPQARGLVRRAVLQSGPPETTDRDKVRRMVRRMANRLKVPATAEAFAAVDREQLLRAQADVSRLSSPVLGGPAFGIVVDGDLVPRDPLEALTDGAAPGVELLTGWTRDEYRLWLVPGGLVERVDRLGAVALAGAMARCRCGSEVPRGYRALHPDAGTSTLVGQLVTDHLLRVPLHRLADGRGDPSYVYEFAWPSRRPGMGACHALELGFVFDSGNEPDARKLAGEGAPQDLADAMHGAWVRFVTDGSPGWERWNSRHPVRIYGDGAPRTAYGPRDRELALWAAPAAGEPAPATAPELRSVIRRLRRSGALRRH; from the coding sequence ATGACGGCAGACCGAGAGAACCCCGTGATCAGAACTCCGTACGGAGCCGTGCGCGGACGCTGGGACCGGCAGGTGGCCGTCTTCCGGGGCATCCCCTACGCGGCGCCCCCGTTCGGCCCCCGCCGCTTCCGCCCCCCGGCCCCGCCCGACCCCTGGGACGGCGTCCGCGAGGCCGCCGCCTTCGGACCGACGGCGCCGAAGCCCCCGTACTCGGAGGCCTTCGCCCAGTACCTCTCCGACCCTGCCGTCCCCGGCGACGACTGCCTCAACCTCAACGTCTGGACCCCCGACCCCGCCCCCGGCGCCCGCCTCCCGGTCCTCGTCTGGCTCCACGGCGGCGCCCTCACCAGGGGCTCCTCTGCGGTCCCCGTCTACGACGGCCACACCTTCGCCCGCGACGGCGTGGTGTTCGTGTCGGTCAACTACCGCCTCGGAGTGGAGGGTTACGGCCTCTTCCCGGACGCCCCCGCCAACCCCGGCCTGCGCGACCAGCTCGCCGCCCTGCGCTGGGTCCACGAAGCGGTCGAGGCCTTCGGCGGCGACCCCGGCCGCGTCACCCTCGGCGGCCAGTCCGCCGGTGCGATCAGCACCGGCGCGCTCATCGCCGCCCCGCAGGCGCGCGGCCTGGTCCGCCGGGCCGTCCTGCAGAGCGGCCCGCCCGAGACCACGGACCGCGACAAGGTCCGCCGGATGGTCCGCCGCATGGCGAACCGCCTGAAGGTCCCCGCCACCGCCGAGGCCTTCGCCGCCGTCGACCGAGAACAGCTGCTCCGCGCCCAGGCCGACGTGAGCCGCCTCAGCAGCCCGGTGCTCGGCGGCCCCGCCTTCGGCATCGTCGTCGACGGCGACCTGGTCCCGCGCGACCCGCTGGAGGCGCTCACCGACGGCGCGGCCCCCGGCGTCGAGCTCCTCACCGGCTGGACCCGCGACGAGTACCGCCTCTGGCTAGTCCCCGGCGGCCTGGTGGAACGCGTCGACCGCCTGGGCGCGGTCGCCCTCGCCGGCGCGATGGCCCGCTGCCGCTGCGGCAGCGAGGTCCCGCGCGGCTACCGCGCCCTGCACCCGGACGCCGGCACCTCCACGCTCGTCGGCCAGCTGGTCACCGACCACCTGCTCCGCGTCCCGCTGCACCGCCTCGCCGACGGCCGCGGCGACCCCTCGTACGTCTACGAGTTCGCCTGGCCCTCCCGGCGCCCCGGCATGGGCGCCTGCCACGCCCTCGAACTGGGCTTCGTCTTCGACAGCGGCAACGAGCCGGACGCCCGCAAACTCGCCGGCGAGGGCGCCCCGCAGGACCTCGCCGACGCGATGCACGGGGCCTGGGTCCGCTTCGTCACCGACGGCTCACCCGGCTGGGAGCGCTGGAACTCCCGGCACCCGGTCCGGATCTACGGCGACGGCGCACCCCGTACGGCATACGGCCCCCGGGACCGCGAACTCGCCCTCTGGGCCGCGCCCGCCGCCGGGGAACCCGCCCCCGCCACGGCCCCGGAACTCCGCTCGGTCATACGCCGCCTGCGCCGCAGCGGCGCCCTCCGCCGCCACTGA
- a CDS encoding acyl-CoA dehydrogenase family protein translates to MAGSTHTVTNQAPPLARYDVFGADRALVEAVRRHLGPELLEEGLAELSGLGRAAGSAQLQEWGALANENPPRLRTHDRYGHRIDEVEFHPSWHRLLGKGVSTGLTAAWGRPGGHVRRAAAFLVWTQVEAGNGCPLSMTHAAVPALRADPGLAAEWEPRLTSRIYDPALRPAGQKPGVLFGMGMTEKQGGSDVRANTTSARPLAEDGAYELTGHKWFCSAPMSDAFLVLARAPGGLTCFLVPRVLEDGTRNVFLIQRLKDKLGNRSNASAEVEFDGTWARRVGEEGRGVRTIIGMVAATRLDCVLGSAGLMRQAVAQAVHHCSHREAFGGKLVDKPLMRNVLADLALESEAATTLALRLAAAYDDGGERERALLRIAVPAAKYWVTKRCPPVAVEAAECLGGNGYVEESGMPRLVRESPLNSVWEGAGNVQALDVLRALRREPAALDAYLREVGQARGADHRLDGAIKDLLTELADLEGVEGRARRLVERLALVLQGSLLVRYAPPEVADAFCAARLGGDGGAAFGTLPHTLDLASVVERARPVS, encoded by the coding sequence ATGGCAGGCAGCACGCACACCGTGACCAACCAGGCTCCCCCACTGGCGCGGTACGACGTCTTCGGCGCCGACCGGGCGCTCGTGGAGGCGGTCCGGCGGCATCTGGGCCCCGAGCTGCTGGAGGAGGGCCTCGCCGAGCTGTCGGGGCTGGGGCGGGCCGCCGGTTCCGCGCAGCTGCAGGAGTGGGGGGCGCTGGCCAACGAGAACCCGCCGCGGCTGCGCACCCACGACCGGTACGGTCACCGGATCGACGAGGTCGAGTTCCACCCCTCCTGGCACCGGCTGCTCGGCAAGGGAGTCTCGACGGGGCTGACGGCGGCCTGGGGGCGGCCGGGCGGGCATGTGCGGCGGGCGGCGGCGTTCCTGGTGTGGACGCAGGTCGAGGCCGGCAACGGCTGCCCGCTGTCGATGACCCACGCGGCGGTGCCCGCGCTGCGCGCGGACCCCGGCCTGGCGGCGGAGTGGGAGCCCCGGCTGACCTCGCGGATCTACGACCCCGCGCTGCGGCCCGCCGGTCAGAAGCCCGGCGTCCTGTTCGGGATGGGCATGACGGAGAAGCAGGGCGGCAGCGACGTCCGGGCGAACACGACGTCGGCGCGGCCGCTGGCCGAGGACGGCGCGTACGAGCTGACCGGGCACAAGTGGTTCTGCTCGGCGCCGATGTCCGACGCCTTCCTGGTGCTGGCGCGGGCGCCCGGGGGCCTGACGTGTTTCCTGGTGCCGCGGGTGCTGGAGGACGGCACGCGCAACGTGTTCCTGATCCAGCGGCTCAAGGACAAGCTGGGCAACCGGTCCAACGCGTCCGCCGAGGTCGAGTTCGACGGGACGTGGGCGCGCCGGGTCGGGGAGGAGGGACGCGGGGTGCGCACCATCATCGGGATGGTGGCGGCGACCCGGCTGGACTGCGTGCTGGGCTCGGCGGGTCTGATGCGGCAGGCCGTGGCGCAGGCGGTGCACCACTGCTCCCACCGGGAGGCGTTCGGCGGGAAGCTCGTCGACAAGCCGCTGATGCGCAATGTGCTGGCCGATCTGGCGCTGGAGTCGGAGGCGGCCACCACGCTGGCGCTGCGGCTGGCGGCGGCGTACGACGACGGCGGCGAGCGGGAGCGGGCGCTGCTGCGGATCGCGGTGCCGGCGGCGAAGTACTGGGTGACCAAGCGGTGTCCGCCGGTCGCGGTGGAGGCGGCGGAGTGCCTGGGCGGCAACGGGTACGTGGAGGAGTCGGGGATGCCCCGGCTGGTGCGGGAGTCGCCGCTGAACTCGGTGTGGGAGGGCGCGGGCAACGTCCAGGCGCTGGACGTGCTGCGGGCGCTGCGCCGGGAGCCGGCGGCGCTGGACGCGTATCTGCGGGAGGTCGGGCAGGCGCGCGGGGCCGATCACCGGCTGGACGGGGCGATCAAGGATCTGCTGACCGAGCTGGCGGACCTGGAGGGCGTGGAAGGACGGGCGCGGCGGCTGGTGGAGCGGCTGGCGCTGGTGCTCCAGGGGTCGCTGCTGGTGCGGTACGCGCCGCCGGAGGTGGCGGACGCGTTCTGTGCGGCGCGGCTGGGCGGGGACGGGGGCGCGGCGTTCGGGACGCTGCCCCACACGCTGGACCTGGCGTCCGTGGTGGAGCGGGCCCGGCCGGTGTCCTGA
- a CDS encoding YihY/virulence factor BrkB family protein codes for MQPASESPDTPSGRLHRARALYRNVSKRRTAWLLLKDTVNSCMEYRILGLAAEAAFFTLLSVPPLLLSMIGLLGYVDDWTGADTIQSLQRNLLDASRTVLSDRGVSQIAEPILRDVTKGGRPDVISLGFLIAVWSGSRAVNVFIETITVMYGLDGVRGIVKTRLLAFLLFIVALLIGSIALPLMVAGPDAVVEIVPWSTTVVQILYWPVVLVLSVAFLTTLYHVSVPVRSPWIEDVPGALVALAMWVLGSFLLRIYLTNTVEGPTIYGSLAAPVAVLLWIGVSAFAVLVGAAVNAAIDRVWPAAATAAAREANDRLRQAQVAEYVARTSAAGEADPDMPAEFPERWSRFLPPEDVTARLRTHVRSTHPRNGKAQTPEDEHEDERGEE; via the coding sequence GTGCAGCCAGCAAGTGAATCCCCCGACACGCCCTCCGGCCGCCTCCACCGGGCCAGGGCCCTGTACCGGAACGTCTCCAAACGCAGGACCGCCTGGCTGCTGCTCAAGGACACCGTCAACTCGTGCATGGAGTACCGCATCCTGGGACTGGCGGCCGAGGCCGCGTTCTTCACGCTGCTGTCGGTGCCCCCGCTGCTGCTCAGCATGATCGGCCTCCTCGGCTACGTCGACGACTGGACCGGCGCCGACACCATCCAGAGCCTGCAGCGCAACCTCCTCGACGCCTCCCGCACCGTGCTCTCCGACCGGGGCGTGAGCCAGATCGCGGAGCCGATCCTGAGAGACGTGACCAAGGGCGGCCGGCCCGACGTGATCTCCCTCGGCTTCCTGATCGCTGTGTGGTCGGGCTCCCGCGCGGTGAACGTCTTCATCGAGACGATCACCGTCATGTACGGCCTCGACGGCGTCCGGGGGATCGTGAAGACCCGGCTGCTGGCCTTCCTGCTCTTCATCGTGGCCCTGCTGATCGGCTCGATCGCGCTGCCCCTGATGGTGGCGGGACCGGACGCGGTCGTGGAGATCGTGCCCTGGTCGACGACGGTCGTGCAGATCCTGTACTGGCCGGTCGTACTCGTGCTGTCGGTCGCCTTCCTCACCACCCTCTACCACGTCTCCGTGCCCGTGCGCTCCCCGTGGATCGAGGACGTGCCCGGCGCGCTGGTCGCCCTCGCCATGTGGGTGCTGGGCAGCTTCCTGCTGCGGATCTACCTCACCAACACCGTCGAGGGACCCACCATCTACGGCTCCCTCGCCGCCCCCGTCGCCGTACTGCTGTGGATCGGTGTGTCCGCGTTCGCCGTGCTGGTCGGCGCCGCCGTCAACGCGGCCATCGACAGGGTCTGGCCGGCCGCCGCGACGGCCGCCGCCCGCGAGGCCAACGACCGGCTGCGGCAGGCGCAGGTCGCCGAGTACGTGGCCCGCACCTCCGCGGCCGGCGAGGCCGACCCCGACATGCCCGCCGAGTTCCCCGAGCGCTGGTCCCGCTTCCTGCCCCCGGAGGACGTCACCGCCCGGCTGCGCACGCACGTGCGGTCCACCCACCCGAGGAACGGGAAGGCGCAGACGCCGGAGGACGAGCACGAGGACGAGCGCGGCGAGGAGTGA
- a CDS encoding DNA alkylation repair protein → MAELAGLDDPRIRAVNEKHGDDHGVNLGKLRALAKRLKTQQELARGLWATGDSAARLLALLVCRPKAFGHDELDVMLREARTPKVHDWLVNYVVKKSPHAEELRVAWSADPDPVVASAGWALTTERVAKKPAGLDLDGLLDVIEAEMKDAPDRLQWAMNHCLAQIGIEHDGHRARALAVGERLEVLKDYPTPPGCTSPYAPVWINEMVSRRDGA, encoded by the coding sequence ATGGCCGAGCTGGCCGGGCTCGACGATCCCAGGATCCGCGCGGTGAACGAGAAGCACGGCGACGACCACGGGGTGAACCTCGGCAAGCTGCGCGCGCTCGCCAAGCGGCTGAAGACGCAGCAGGAACTCGCGCGGGGGCTCTGGGCGACGGGCGACAGCGCGGCGCGACTGCTGGCGCTGCTGGTCTGCCGACCGAAGGCGTTCGGGCATGACGAGCTGGACGTGATGCTGCGCGAGGCGCGCACGCCCAAGGTGCACGACTGGCTGGTCAACTACGTGGTGAAGAAGAGCCCGCACGCCGAGGAGCTGCGCGTCGCCTGGTCCGCCGACCCGGATCCGGTGGTCGCGAGCGCCGGCTGGGCGCTGACCACCGAGCGGGTGGCGAAGAAGCCCGCGGGGCTGGACCTCGACGGACTGCTCGACGTCATCGAGGCGGAGATGAAGGACGCCCCCGACCGGCTTCAGTGGGCGATGAACCACTGCCTGGCCCAGATCGGCATCGAGCACGACGGGCACCGTGCCCGTGCGCTCGCCGTCGGTGAGCGGCTTGAGGTGCTCAAGGACTACCCGACGCCGCCGGGCTGCACCTCCCCGTACGCCCCCGTCTGGATCAACGAGATGGTGAGCCGGCGGGACGGCGCCTAG
- a CDS encoding Rossmann-fold NAD(P)-binding domain-containing protein codes for MTTDTENAKNATNTESTESGNGVTLVVTGATGRTGSRVARAAGAAGMTVRAASRATGFDWADRSTWADTLRGADAAYLAHPADVGAPGAAEAVGELAGTAAGLGVRRLVLLSARGEDQALPTEEALRASGADWTVVRAAWFAQNFAEGPLAAELRAGELVFPAGEVAEPFVDVRDVADVVVAALTGGERYARRTLSVTGPRLLTWGGAVAEIAAATGRPLAYRAVPARDYGEALLGFGVPPDEAGFLTGLFETLLDGRNAHLEDGVRRVLAREPRDFADFAREAAEAGTWEE; via the coding sequence ATGACAACGGACACGGAGAACGCGAAGAACGCGACGAACACGGAGAGCACGGAGAGCGGGAACGGCGTGACCCTGGTCGTCACGGGCGCGACGGGGCGTACCGGCAGCCGGGTGGCGCGGGCCGCCGGGGCGGCGGGGATGACGGTGCGGGCGGCGTCGCGGGCGACCGGCTTCGACTGGGCGGACCGCTCGACGTGGGCGGACACCCTGCGGGGCGCCGACGCCGCCTATCTCGCCCACCCCGCCGACGTCGGCGCCCCCGGCGCCGCCGAGGCGGTGGGCGAGCTGGCCGGGACGGCGGCCGGTCTCGGCGTACGGCGGCTGGTGCTGCTGTCCGCGCGGGGCGAGGACCAGGCGCTGCCCACCGAGGAGGCGCTGCGCGCGTCGGGCGCGGACTGGACGGTCGTCCGGGCCGCCTGGTTCGCGCAGAACTTCGCCGAGGGGCCGCTGGCTGCGGAGCTGCGGGCCGGGGAGCTGGTGTTCCCGGCGGGTGAGGTGGCCGAGCCGTTCGTGGACGTGCGGGACGTCGCCGACGTGGTGGTGGCCGCGCTGACGGGCGGGGAGCGGTACGCGCGGCGGACCCTCTCCGTGACCGGGCCCCGGCTGCTGACCTGGGGCGGGGCGGTGGCGGAGATCGCGGCGGCGACGGGGCGCCCGCTGGCGTACCGGGCGGTCCCGGCGCGCGACTACGGGGAGGCGCTGCTCGGCTTCGGGGTGCCGCCGGACGAGGCCGGCTTCCTCACCGGGCTGTTCGAGACGCTGCTCGACGGGCGGAACGCGCACCTGGAGGACGGGGTGCGGCGGGTGCTGGCGCGGGAGCCGAGGGACTTCGCGGACTTCGCCCGGGAGGCCGCCGAGGCCGGGACCTGGGAGGAGTGA
- a CDS encoding helix-turn-helix domain-containing protein: protein MYGERASRLPGAVVWTHTPSGGGQARVLPDGCMDLLWNEGRLLVAGPDTHAHLGGGPGAWAGVRFRPGVAPALLGVPAHALRDRRADLSDLWPAAEVRRLTARVNAADDPARGLEDLALRLTAGTTPPDPLLGRVVAALDAGRPVAATADELGLGARQLHRRSLAAFGYGPKTLARILRMRRALALALARRRVPFAETAARTGYADQAHLAREMRDLTGLPLTELLTAHG from the coding sequence ATGTACGGCGAACGGGCGTCGCGGCTGCCGGGCGCCGTCGTGTGGACCCACACCCCGTCCGGCGGCGGGCAGGCCCGGGTGCTGCCCGACGGCTGCATGGACCTGCTCTGGAACGAGGGACGCCTGCTGGTCGCGGGCCCCGACACCCACGCGCACCTCGGGGGCGGGCCGGGCGCCTGGGCGGGCGTCCGCTTCCGGCCCGGCGTCGCGCCCGCCCTGCTGGGCGTGCCCGCCCACGCACTGCGCGACCGCCGTGCCGACCTGTCCGACCTGTGGCCCGCGGCCGAGGTGCGCCGCCTGACCGCCCGGGTGAACGCGGCGGACGACCCGGCGCGCGGCCTGGAGGACCTGGCCCTGCGCCTGACCGCGGGGACCACCCCGCCCGACCCCCTGCTCGGCCGTGTCGTGGCCGCCCTGGACGCCGGCCGCCCGGTCGCCGCGACCGCCGACGAACTCGGTCTGGGCGCCCGCCAGTTGCACCGCCGCTCACTGGCCGCGTTCGGCTACGGACCCAAGACCCTGGCCCGCATCCTCCGGATGCGCCGCGCCCTCGCCCTGGCCCTGGCCCGCCGGAGGGTCCCCTTCGCGGAGACGGCCGCCCGGACCGGCTACGCCGACCAGGCCCATCTGGCCCGCGAGATGCGGGACCTGACAGGCCTGCCCCTGACCGAACTCCTCACCGCGCACGGCTGA
- a CDS encoding LacI family DNA-binding transcriptional regulator: MVRAGSANVTAGPTLAVVAREAGVSVPTASKVVNGREDVAPETRRRVTEALDRLGYIRRPRFDGGRAPRLVDLVVHSLETSGAGAVLHGAEEAADDAGLELVVSAALTRGRAERPERAWLDKLVLRGSSGALFHLAELSEPQYAWLKQHRIPFVMIDPVREPPAGVVSVGAANWRGGVTATEHLLSLGHRRVAVLAGPRHTLCADARIAGYRSALAAAGVPHRPEYVRHAGSGEGAAGRRMRELLDLPEPPTAVFVCSDRMALGVYEVLAERGLRVPDDMSVVGFDDLPEARWLAPALTTVRQPLSEMAATALRLLLRMMDGHRPEGTRTELSTRLVERASTAPPGDPARGTEAVARPGP, encoded by the coding sequence ATGGTCCGTGCGGGGAGTGCCAACGTGACGGCAGGGCCGACGCTGGCGGTGGTGGCCCGCGAGGCGGGGGTGTCGGTGCCGACCGCGTCCAAGGTGGTCAACGGCCGCGAGGACGTCGCGCCCGAGACCCGCCGCCGCGTCACCGAGGCACTGGACCGGCTCGGCTACATCCGGCGGCCCCGGTTCGACGGCGGAAGGGCGCCACGTCTGGTGGACCTCGTGGTGCACTCGCTGGAGACCTCCGGCGCGGGCGCGGTGCTGCACGGCGCGGAGGAGGCCGCGGACGACGCAGGGCTGGAGCTCGTCGTCTCGGCGGCACTGACGCGCGGCCGCGCGGAGCGGCCGGAGCGGGCGTGGCTGGACAAGCTGGTGCTGCGGGGGTCCTCGGGGGCGCTGTTCCACCTGGCCGAGCTGAGCGAGCCGCAGTACGCGTGGCTGAAGCAGCACCGCATCCCGTTCGTGATGATCGACCCCGTGCGGGAACCGCCGGCGGGCGTCGTCTCGGTCGGCGCGGCGAACTGGCGGGGCGGGGTGACGGCGACCGAGCACCTGCTGTCCCTGGGCCACCGGCGCGTCGCCGTCCTCGCCGGCCCGCGGCACACCCTGTGCGCCGACGCCCGGATCGCCGGCTACCGCTCGGCGCTGGCCGCGGCGGGCGTGCCGCACCGCCCCGAGTACGTGCGGCACGCGGGCTCCGGGGAGGGCGCGGCCGGCCGCCGCATGCGCGAGCTCCTCGATCTGCCCGAGCCGCCCACGGCCGTCTTCGTCTGCTCCGACCGGATGGCGCTCGGCGTGTACGAGGTGCTGGCCGAGCGGGGGCTGCGGGTACCGGACGACATGAGCGTCGTCGGCTTCGACGACCTGCCGGAGGCCCGCTGGCTCGCCCCGGCCCTGACGACGGTCCGCCAGCCGCTCTCCGAGATGGCGGCGACGGCCCTGCGGCTGCTGCTGCGCATGATGGACGGCCACCGCCCGGAGGGCACCCGCACGGAGCTGTCGACCCGGCTGGTGGAACGGGCCAGCACCGCGCCGCCGGGGGACCCGGCGCGCGGGACGGAGGCCGTCGCCCGGCCCGGGCCGTGA
- a CDS encoding AraC family transcriptional regulator, producing MDALTGLLEGPRARGAFMIRACFDPPWAVRVEDRAPLTVMLLVRGEAWIAPDGGEPLRLRPGDLAVARGPGPYLCADGPDTAPGAVILPGGECHYPDGRPLNGVMDLGVRTWGDRPDSATVMLIGTYRMRGEIGGRLLDALPPLLSLTADVWDCPLTPFLMEEVVRDAPGQEVVLDRLLDLLVIAALRAWFDRPEAEPPAWYLALSDPVAGPAVRLLQDDPAHPWTVAALAAKTGVSRAALARRFTALVGEPPMTYLTGWRLALAADRLRDTDDTIGAIARQVGYGSAFALSTAFKRVYGVSPQDWRTA from the coding sequence ATGGACGCACTCACCGGCCTGCTGGAGGGCCCCCGCGCCCGCGGCGCGTTCATGATCCGCGCGTGCTTCGACCCGCCCTGGGCGGTCCGCGTGGAGGACCGCGCCCCGCTGACGGTGATGCTCCTGGTGCGCGGCGAGGCCTGGATCGCCCCCGACGGGGGAGAGCCGCTGCGCCTGCGCCCCGGCGACCTCGCCGTCGCGCGCGGCCCCGGCCCGTACCTCTGCGCCGACGGCCCGGACACGGCCCCGGGGGCCGTGATCCTGCCCGGCGGCGAGTGCCACTACCCCGACGGCCGGCCGCTCAACGGCGTCATGGACCTCGGCGTCCGCACCTGGGGCGACCGGCCGGACAGCGCGACGGTGATGCTGATCGGCACCTACCGGATGCGGGGCGAGATCGGCGGCAGGCTGCTGGACGCGCTGCCGCCGCTGCTCTCCCTCACCGCCGACGTGTGGGACTGCCCGCTCACCCCGTTCCTGATGGAGGAGGTGGTGCGTGACGCGCCCGGTCAGGAGGTCGTCCTGGACCGGCTGCTCGACCTGCTGGTCATCGCCGCGCTGCGCGCCTGGTTCGACCGCCCGGAGGCGGAGCCGCCCGCCTGGTACCTGGCCCTGTCCGACCCCGTGGCCGGCCCGGCCGTGCGCCTCCTCCAGGACGACCCGGCCCACCCCTGGACGGTCGCCGCCCTCGCCGCGAAGACGGGCGTCTCCCGTGCCGCGCTCGCCCGCCGCTTCACCGCTCTCGTCGGCGAACCCCCGATGACGTACCTCACCGGCTGGCGCCTCGCCCTCGCCGCGGACCGTCTCCGCGACACCGACGACACCATCGGCGCGATCGCCCGCCAGGTCGGCTACGGCAGCGCCTTCGCGCTGTCCACGGCCTTCAAACGGGTCTACGGGGTCAGCCCGCAGGACTGGCGGACGGCGTAG
- a CDS encoding ThuA domain-containing protein: MPAPALLVYTRTADYRHDSLPAAVTALRSLGDFAVDATEDPAAFEEPLDRYAAVVFLSTSGEVLTPAGRERLAAYTGAGGGFVGVHAAACTEYDWPYYGELLGARFDRHPALQPGRVLTEDRDHPATRHLPAVWEFTDEWYDFRTNPRDSVRVLLSADESSYGGGGMGADHPLAWCRDQGAGRVFYTALGHSAEAYADPGFRAHLRGGITWAAAAR, translated from the coding sequence ATGCCCGCCCCCGCCCTCCTCGTGTACACCCGCACCGCCGACTACCGCCACGACTCCCTGCCCGCCGCCGTCACCGCCCTGCGCTCCCTCGGTGACTTCGCCGTCGACGCCACCGAGGACCCGGCCGCCTTCGAGGAGCCGCTCGACCGGTACGCCGCCGTGGTCTTCCTCTCCACCAGCGGCGAGGTGCTCACCCCGGCGGGCCGGGAGCGGCTCGCGGCGTACACCGGGGCGGGCGGCGGGTTCGTGGGCGTGCACGCCGCCGCCTGCACGGAGTACGACTGGCCGTACTACGGCGAACTTCTCGGCGCCCGCTTCGACCGGCACCCCGCCCTCCAGCCGGGCCGCGTCCTGACCGAGGACCGGGACCATCCGGCGACCCGGCACCTGCCCGCCGTCTGGGAGTTCACCGACGAGTGGTACGACTTCCGCACCAACCCGCGTGACTCGGTACGGGTCCTGCTCTCCGCCGACGAGTCGTCGTACGGGGGCGGCGGCATGGGCGCCGACCATCCGCTCGCCTGGTGCCGCGACCAGGGCGCGGGCCGGGTCTTCTACACCGCCCTCGGCCACTCCGCCGAGGCCTACGCCGACCCCGGCTTCCGCGCCCATCTGCGCGGCGGCATCACCTGGGCCGCCGCCGCCCGTTGA